A window of the Cannabis sativa cultivar Pink pepper isolate KNU-18-1 chromosome X, ASM2916894v1, whole genome shotgun sequence genome harbors these coding sequences:
- the LOC115701293 gene encoding jacalin-related lectin 3, with the protein MSTFEEMEKKPVRLGPWGGDDGLDWDDGVYSTVKQVVVAHGTTIDSIQIEYDNNGSSVWSEKHGGRGGPKVDNIKLDYPHEYLTSINGYYAKLNEWGPPIVRSLTLKSNKKLYGPFGVEKGSSFSIPTSGGKIVGFHGKAGWFVDSIGVHLKTLPKQNVVVHTRTTQVHHTAQNYMVNATSENMNGFSVIQGSVGQSYDIVVAVRQRDDNSNKNNNYNNNNNNFGSKPLPNNKLTRQLSSSDSDSSRELSDVGGGKEHKKEKKKVTITPVKENTTPSKSKIEGVVSCGPWGGTGGSSFDEGAGYTGVKQINISRNVGIVYIRVLYDRKGESVWGTKHGGTGGFKFDKVILDYPNEILTHISGSYGPAMIMGPQVIKSLTFHTTKGKHGPYGEEQAGGGGCFTSKVREGRIVGFHGRRGLFLDAIGVHILEGKIVAAAPAAVDHTSNLINSKAIVPVPPPVVNNVIKSHNNDDDPFHNNKSGISEIDHPQWRNKLVLAKRGTTAEEIACGVMKEPAPCGAGPWGGDGGRAWDDGVFSGIKQIYLTRSPEAICSIQIEYDRNGQPVWSVKHGGNGGNTPHRIKLEYPNEVLICISGYYGSMTKDDEKAKVIRSLTFNTSRGKYGPYGEEIGTYFTSTTTEGKVVGFHGRSSIYLDAIGIHMQHWLGNQRTSKTSLFKIF; encoded by the exons ATG AGTACGTTTGAAGAAATGGAGAAGAAACCCGTAAGACTTGGGCCATGGGGAGGTGATGATGGCCTCGATTGGGACGATGGTGTCTACTCAACGGTGAAGCAGGTGGTCGTAGCTCATGGAACCACCATTGACTCTATTCAGATTGAATACGACAATAACGGGAGCTCTGTTTGGTCAGAGAAGCATGGTGGTCGTGGAGGCCCTAAAGTTGACAAT ATCAAACTTGACTACCCACATGAATATTTGACCTCCATTAACGGTTACTATGCTAAGCTAAACGAATGGGGTCCGCCCATAGTTCGTTCACTGACACTGAAAAGCAACAAAAAATTGTACGGCCCATTCGGAGTAGAAAAAGGTTCAAGTTTTTCTATCCCAACGAGTGGTGGAAAAATTGTTGGTTTTCATGGGAAAGCGGGTTGGTTTGTGGACTCCATTGGGGTTCATTTGAAGACTCTTCCTAAACAAAACGTCGTCGTCCACACCAGAACTACTCAGGTTCATCACACTGCTCAAAACTACATGGTTAATGCCACTTCCGAAAACATGAATGGCTTTTCTGTTATACAAGGTAGTGTAGGCCAAAGCTATGATATAGTTGTTGCCGTGAGACAGAGAGATGATAACAGTAATAAGAACaacaattataataataacaacaacaactttGGTTCTAAACCTTTGCCAAACAACAAGCTCACTAGGCAATTGTCTTCTTCTGACTCTGATTCTTCTCGAGAACTTAGTGACGTGGGAGGAGGCAAAGAACacaaaaaagagaagaagaag GTGACTATTACACCTGTTAAGGAGAATACGACACCCTCAAAGTCAAAGATTGAAGGTGTGGTAAGCTGTGGTCCTTGGGGTGGAACGGGTGGGTCTTCCTTTGACGAAGGAGCTGGTTATACAGGCGTCAAACAGATCAACATATCTCGAAACGTTGGTATTGTATACATAAGAGTCCTCTATGATCGAAAAGGTGAATCTGTTTGGGGCACCAAACATGGTGGAACTGGAGGTTTTAAATTTGACAAG GTAATATTGGACTATCCAAACGAAATATTGACCCACATTTCGGGTTCATATGGGCCGGCAATGATAATGGGCCCTCAGGTGATCAAGTCCTTGACTTTCCACACCACAAAAGGGAAGCACGGCCCATATGGAGAAGAACAAGCAGGAGGAGGAGGGTGTTTTACCTCCAAAGTAAGGGAAGGCAGAATTGTTGGGTTCCATGGGAGAAGAGGACTGTTCTTAGATGCTATTGGGGTTCACATTTTAGAAGGGAAAATAGTGGCAGCAGCACCAGCAGCAGTAGATCATACCTCAAATCTTATTAATTCCAAAGCAATTGTCCCAGTCCCACCACCAGTTGTTAATAATGTTATAAAAAGCCATAATAATGATGATGACCCTTTTCATAATAATAAATCAGGTATATCTGAGATAGATCATCCTCAGTGGCGTAACAAATTAGTTCTTGCAAAGCGTGGAACAACTGCTGAAGAG attgCATGTGGAGTGATGAAAGAACCAGCCCCATGCGGAGCAGGACCATGGGGTGGGGATGGAGGCAGAGCATGGGACGATGGAGTCTTTTCTGGGATTAAGCAGATATATTTGACAAGGTCACCTGAAGCCATTTGCTCTATACAGATTGAGTACGACCGAAATGGTCAACCTGTTTGGTCTGTTAAACATGGTGGAAATGGAGGAAACACACCACATCGg ATTAAGTTGGAGTATCCAAATGAGGTGTTGATATGCATATCGGGGTATTATGGTAGCATGACCAAAGATGATGAAAAAGCCAAAGTAATAAGATCATTAACCTTCAACACAAGTCGAGGGAAGTACGGTCCTTATGGGGAGGAGATAGGGACTTACTTCACATCAACTACAACTGAAGGAAAAGTGGTGGGATTCCATGGAAGAAGCAGCATTTACTTGGATGCCATTGGTATTCATATGCAACACTGGCTTGGAAATCAGAGAACCTCCAAGACTTCTCTCTTCAAAATCTTCTAA
- the LOC115701263 gene encoding pentatricopeptide repeat-containing protein At1g19720: MENVVIPCNLKPPITISPTKSGHGYPSEFSPKPTKLTIPVFAETHPKFPDSHLDNLCKNGRLSEAIIALDSIAERGSKVKPKTYINLLQSCIDANSIELGRELHARMGLVEYADPFVETKLVSMYAKCGYLDDARSVFDEMRERNLFTWSAMIGACSRAKRWKEVLELFFLMMKGGVVPDQFLLPKILEACGNCKCLKTAKVIHSMVIRCGFSGSIRVNNSVLAVYAKCGKMDWAKSFFEKMEKRDVVTWNAIISGLCHTGQVKEAARLFDEMREEGTEPGLVTWNILIASCNHLGKTDVAMGLMKDMESFGIAPDVFTWTSMISGFAHNNRRGQALDLFREMLSAGVNPNAVTIASAASACASLRSLNKGLEVHAFAIKIGLLDNVLVGNSLVDMYSKCGQLEAAQEVFDMIKDKDVYSWNSMIGGYCQSGYCGKACELFMKMQESDVLPNVITWNIMISGYIQNGDEDQAMDLFQRMEKDGKIKRNTASWNSLIAGYLHRGDQGRALGVFRQMQSYGVSPNLVTMLSVLPACASILAAKKVREIHGCVLRRSLESETPVANSLVDTYTKTGNMKYSRAIFDRMSSKDIITWNSIIAGYVLHGLPTVALDLFDQMNKLGLKPNRGTFVSVIYAYSLSGLSEKGTLAFSSISEDYSIVPCLEHYSAMVDLYGRPGRIKEAMEFIEDMPVEPDSSIWDALLTASRIHRNFGISVHSLNHLLELEPGNHLIQRLRAQADALVGKKSESDSKMRKLEKESSTKRNMGRSWIEINNRVYTFVAGDQSQLHLYPWIHDIAEKVGKFGLRDGFCFEEEDREEVGGVHSEKLAIAFALIEFPRKAQCIRIVKHLRMCEGCHETAKYVSKAYGCEIYVSDSKCLHRFSKGQCSCRDYW; encoded by the coding sequence ATGGAGAACGTAGTTATCCCCTGCAATCTTAAACCTCCCATAACTATAAGTCCCACCAAATCAGGCCATGGCTATCCCTCTGAATTTTCTCCAAAACCCACCAAACTTACCATTCCTGTGTTTGCTGAAACGCACCCCAAATTCCCAGATTCTCATTTGGATAACCTCTGCAAAAACGGACGGCTCAGCGAGGCAATCATAGCTCTGGACTCCATTGCCGAGCGTGGGTCCAAGGTAAAACCCAAAACCTATATCAACTTACTCCAGTCTTGCATTGATGCGAATTCTATTGAGTTGGGTCGGGAGCTTCATGCTCGGATGGGTTTGGTTGAGTACGCTGACCCTTTTGTTGAAACTAAATTAGTCAGCATGTATGCGAAATGTGGTTACTTGGATGATGCACGCAGCGTTTTCGATGAAATGCGTGAGAGAAACTTGTTCACGTGGTCAGCTATGATTGGTGCGTGCTCTAGAGCGAAGAGGTGGAAGGAAGTTTTAGAGCTTTTCTTCTTGATGATGAAAGGTGGTGTTGTTCCCGATCAGTTCCTCCTGCCTAAGATTTTGGAGGCTTGTGGGAATTGCAAGTGTCTTAAGACTGCCAAAGTGATACATTCGATGGTGATTCGATGTGGTTTCAGTGGTTCTATTCGAGTCAACAATTCAGTTTTGGCAGTGTACGCAAAATGCGGGAAAATGGATTGGGCCAAGAGTTTTTTCGAGAAGATGGAGAAGAGGGACGTTGTCACTTGGAATGCAATTATATCTGGGCTTTGCCATACTGGTCAGGTTAAAGAAGCTGCAAGACTTTTTGATGAAATGAGGGAGGAAGGGACTGAACCGGGTTTGGTAACTTGGAACATATTGATTGCTAGTTGTAATCATTTAGGGAAAACTGATGTTGCAATGGGATTGATGAAAGACATGGAAAGTTTTGGGATTGCTCCAGATGTATTTACTTGGACTTCTATGATCTCAGGGTTTGCTCATAATAACAGGAGAGGtcaggccttagatttgttcagAGAGATGCTTTCGGCAGGGGTCAACCCGAATGCAGTTACTATAGCAAGTGCAGCTTCAGCTTGTGCATCTCTAAGATCACTCAACAAAGGGCTGGAAGTCCATGCTTTTGCAATTAAGATTGGTCTTTTAGATAATGTTTTAGTTGGAAATTCACTTGTTGACATGTATTCCAAGTGTGGGCAATTGGAAGCTGCTCAAGAAGTCTTTGATATGATTAAAGACAAAGATGTTTACTCATGGAACTCAATGATTGGTGGGTATTGCCAATCTGGTTACTGTGGCAAGGCTTGTGAACTCTTCATGAAAATGCAGGAATCAGATGTACTACCTAATGTTATCACCTGGAATATCATGATCTCGGGATATATACAGAATGGTGATGAAGACCAAGCCATGGATCTCTTTCAGAGGATGGAGAAAGATGGCAAAATCAAGCGAAACACCGCGTCGTGGAACTCTCTCATTGCTGGTTACCTGCACCGGGGGGATCAAGGCAGGGCACTTGGGGTATTTCGACAAATGCAGTCCTATGGTGTTAGTCCTAATTTGGTTACCATGTTAAGTGTTCTGCCTGCATGTGCAAGTATACTTGCTGCTAAAAAGGTCAGAGAGATACATGGCTGCGTATTACGCAGAAGCTTAGAGTCCGAAACTCCAGTGGCAAATTCATTGGTGGATACTTATACCAAGACTGGGAATATGAAATATTCAAGGGCTATATTTGATAGAATGTCATCTAAAGATATTATCACTTGGAATTCAATCATTGCCGGTTATGTTTTGCATGGGTTACCAACAGTTGCACTTGATCTATTTGATCAAATGAACAAATTGGGATTGAAACCAAATAGAGGTACTTTTGTTAGTGTTATCTATGCATACAGTCTTTCTGGGTTATCAGAAAAAGGAACGCTAGCTTTCTCTAGTATCAGTGAAGATTATAGTATCGTTCCATGTCTAGAACATTATTCTGCTATGGTAGATTTATATGGCCGTCCAGGTAGGATTAAAGAGGCAATGGAGTTCATTGAAGATATGCCCGTAGAACCTGACTCCTCAATTTGGGATGCTTTACTTACTGCTAGTAGGATTCATAGGAACTTTGGAATCTCAGTACATTCTCTAAATCATTTGCTTGAGTTGGAACCTGGGAATCACTTGATTCAGAGGTTAAGAGCTCAGGCTGATGCTTTAGTTGGGAAAAAATCTGAGAGTGATTCCAAAATGAGAAAGCTAGAGAAAGAAAGTTCCACTAAAAGGAATATGGGACGGAGCTGGATTGAAATTAACAACAGAGTCTACACATTTGTTGCTGGGGATCAATCTCAACTTCATCTATATCCTTGGATACATGATATAGCAGAAAAAGTGGGTAAATTTGGTTTACGTGATGGTTTTTGCTTTGAGGAAGAAGATAGGGAAGAGGTTGGTGGTGTGCATAGTGAAAAGCTTGCAATTGCTTTTGCCCTTATTGAGTTTCCAAGGAAGGCCCAATGTATCAGAATAGTTAAACACCTGAGAATGTGTGAAGGTTGCCATGAGACAGCAAAGTATGTCTCCAAGGCCTATGGGTGTGAGATATACGTGAGTGATTCAAAGTGTTTACATCGTTTCAGTAAAGGGCAATGTTCTTGCAGGGACTATTGGTAG